In a genomic window of Phragmites australis chromosome 14, lpPhrAust1.1, whole genome shotgun sequence:
- the LOC133889975 gene encoding DIMBOA UDP-glucosyltransferase BX9-like produces MATAGMSSCGRRRVLVFPLPFQGHINPMLQLADVLHARGLAVTLLHTRFNALDPALHPEFAFVSVPDGVPAEVAATGNPIEIILAMNAAMEASTAVGEVLASVLADEGQPRAACLFIDAHLRAVQEAAAGLGLPTLVLRTTSAACLGCFLAYRMLYQKGYLPPRESEFDMPVNELPPLRVRDLYYSRNNNQEKVNKVLTRATETVKNCSGLVINTLETLETTELQRIRDELDLPVVLAAGPLHKLSSKSTRSSLLDEDYSCIEWLDMQPLRSVLYVSFGSLASMDSNDLVEVAWGLANSCQPFLWVLRPGLVQGFEGTDLPDGFEVAVNGRGKVVQWAPQQEVLAHNAVGGFWTHSGWNSTLESISEGVPMICRPHFADQMMNARYVEKAWGVGFELEGELERGKIESAIRRLINEKEGADMRDRAKDLKKKVADCLESCGSSQIAVDKLVSYILSL; encoded by the exons atggcgacggcggggatgAGTTCCTGCGGCCGCCGCAGGGTGTTGGTGTTCCCGCTGCCGTTCCAGGGCCACATTAACCCGATGCTGCAGCTGGCCGACGTACTCCACGCGCGGGGCCTCGCCGTCACCTTGCTCCACACGCGCTTCAACGCGCTGGACCCCGCGCTCCACCCGGAGTTCGCGTTTGTCTCCGTGCCCGACGGCGTCCCCGCCGAAGTCGCCGCGACGGGGAACCCCATCGAGATCATCCTCGCCATGAACGCCGCCATGGAGGCGTCGACGGCCGTCGGCGAAGTCTTGGCGTCGGTGCTAGCGGACGAAGGGCAGCCCCGCGCCGCGTGCCTTTTCATCGATGCCCACCTCCGCGCCGTGCAGGAGGCTGCCGCGGGGCTCGGACTGCCGACGCTTGTGCTGCGCACCACGAGCGCGGCCTGCTTGGGATGCTTCCTCGCCTACCGCATGCTTTACCAGAAGGGCTATCTGCCTCCCCGAG AGTCAGAATTCGACATGCCAGTGAATGAGTTGCCACCCTTACGAGTAAGGGACCTGTATTATTCACGCAACAACAACCAAGAAAAGGTGAACAAAGTCCTCACTCGAGCAACTGAAACAGTGAAGAACTGCTCTGGTTTAGTCATCAACACATTGGAGACTCTAGAGACCACTGAATTACAGAGGATTCGTGATGAGCTTGACCTCCCTGTGGTACTCGCTGCCGGCCCTCTCCACAAGCTCTCCTCTAAGAGCACCAGAAGCAGCTTACTGGACGAAGACTATAGTTGTATCGAGTGGTTGGACATGCAACCCTTGAGGTCCGTGCTGTATGTGAGCTTCGGGAGCTTGGCATCCATGGACTCCAACGATTTAGTGGAAGTGGCTTGGGGGTTAGCGAACAGCTGCCAGCCTTTTCTATGGGTGCTTCGACCAGGCCTTGTACAAGGTTTTGAAGGTACAGATTTGCCAGACGGCTTTGAGGTTGCAGTCAATGGTAGAGGCAAGGTAGTTCAGTGGGCTCCACAACAAGAGGTGCTAGCCCACAATGCAGTTGGTGGATTTTGGACTCACAGCGGGTGGAACTCGACACTAGAGAGTATCAGTGAGGGAGTCCCAATGATATGCAGGCCCCACTTTGCAGATCAGATGATGAACGCGAGGTATGTGGAGAAGGCATGGGGTGTTGGGTTTGAGCTGGAAGGTGAGTTGGAGAGAGGAAAAATCGAGAGTGCTATTAGGAGGCTAATAAATGAGAAGGAAGGAGCTGACATGAGGGACAGAGCAAAAGATCTTAAGAAGAAAGTAGCAGACTGCTTGGAAAGCTGTGGGTCTTCTCAGATTGCCGTTGACAAGTTAGTCAGCTACATACTATCTCTGTGA